Part of the Geobacter pickeringii genome, CCGCCCGGGAGATCATGGCATGGGGGGTCTTCTGGAGGCTGCGCATCCGCATCACCTCGCCGAAGCCGGGGATGAGGCGGTCCAGGATCTTCACCGTGGCGTCGGGGGTGACGTCCCGGGGGGAGACGCCGGTGCCGCCGGTGGTGAGAATCAGGTCGAATTCTCCCGAGTCGGCCCAGTTCCGGAGCGTCTCCTCGATCAGCGCCGCTTCGTCGGGGATGATGGCGGTCCGGACGGTTTCGGCACCCCGTTCCGCCAGCCAGGAGACGAGCGCCGGGCCGCTGGCGTCGGTCCGTTCGCCGCGGGAGCCCTTGTCGCTCAGGGTGAGGATTGCTGTCTTCATGCCGGTTCCTCCCGTTGCCAGGTGCCGCTCTTCCCCCCTTCCTTGAAGAGGAGGCGGATCTCGCCGATGGTGATCCCCTTGTCGGCACCCTTGCACATGTCGTAGATGGTGAGGGCCGCCACCGCAGCCGAGGTCATCGCCTCCATCTCCACCCCGGTCCGTTCGAAGGCCCGCACCGTCGCCTTCACCGTAACGGTACCGGTGGCGGGGTCGGTATCGAACTCCACCGCGGCATGGTGGATCGCCAGCGGATGGGAGAGGGGGATCAGCTCCGGGGTCCGCTTGGCGGCGGCGATGCCGGCGAGGCGCGCCACCCCCAGGACGTCCCCCTTGGTGGTCCGGCCGGCCAGGAGGTCTGCCAGCGTCTCCGGCTTCATGGCGACGGTGGCGGCGGCGGTGGCGGTGCGCAGGGTCGGCAACTTGCCGCTCACGTCCACCATAACGGCCCGCCCCTTGTCATCGAAATGGTTGAACGACATGGGGGCTCCTTTCTTATCCTTCCAGCATCTCTACTTCGTTGCCGAGGAGGTGCATCTCGACCTCGGTGCCGGCCGGCACGCGGGACGCCTCCCCGGGGAGGACGACGAGGCCGTTGGCGCGGACCATGGTCTTGAGGATGCCGGTATGCTGATCGCCGGAGGTGGAGGCGACGTAGGTGCCGTTTTCCACCGTCACCCGCACCCGGAGGAAGTTGATCTTCCCCGGTTTTTTGCGCGCCTCTTCCTTGAGGACCGCCTTCACGAACGGCTTCAGCACCCGG contains:
- the mog gene encoding molybdopterin adenylyltransferase, producing the protein MKTAILTLSDKGSRGERTDASGPALVSWLAERGAETVRTAIIPDEAALIEETLRNWADSGEFDLILTTGGTGVSPRDVTPDATVKILDRLIPGFGEVMRMRSLQKTPHAMISRAVAGIRKATLIINLPGSPRGAVENLEAVWPAVPHAVEKIQGDTRDCAPPATDSAK
- the moaC gene encoding cyclic pyranopterin monophosphate synthase MoaC encodes the protein MSFNHFDDKGRAVMVDVSGKLPTLRTATAAATVAMKPETLADLLAGRTTKGDVLGVARLAGIAAAKRTPELIPLSHPLAIHHAAVEFDTDPATGTVTVKATVRAFERTGVEMEAMTSAAVAALTIYDMCKGADKGITIGEIRLLFKEGGKSGTWQREEPA